From Anaerohalosphaera lusitana, one genomic window encodes:
- the rplO gene encoding 50S ribosomal protein L15, whose product MLSNEITAVAGSDKKRKRIGRGRGSGHGKTSGRGHKGCGSRSGGSVALLYEGGSMPLFRKLPKRGFNNANFARKYEVVNISELERVFDEGTTVSVAEMAKAGLVRSVKSKVKILGDGELTKKLSVTAQKFSRSAEAKISGCGGSVKVVA is encoded by the coding sequence ATGTTGAGCAATGAAATCACGGCAGTAGCCGGTTCAGATAAAAAACGTAAGCGTATTGGAAGAGGCAGAGGTTCAGGCCACGGCAAGACCAGTGGTCGCGGACACAAGGGGTGCGGCTCTCGCTCTGGCGGCAGTGTTGCACTGCTCTATGAAGGCGGAAGCATGCCCCTGTTCCGTAAGCTGCCCAAACGCGGCTTCAATAACGCAAATTTCGCCCGCAAGTACGAGGTCGTTAACATCTCCGAACTTGAGCGAGTCTTCGATGAGGGTACGACTGTCAGCGTTGCAGAAATGGCAAAGGCCGGCCTGGTGCGAAGCGTCAAGAGCAAGGTCAAGATCCTCGGCGACGGTGAGCTGACAAAGAAACTCAGTGTCACAGCGCAGAAGTTCAGCAGAAGTGCTGAGGCGAAGATATCAGGCTGTGGTGGAAGCGTTAAGGTGGTTGCTTAA
- the rpsE gene encoding 30S ribosomal protein S5, with protein sequence MAEEALKYGAQSDQPLEDTVVKIFRCAKVVKGGRRFSFAALVVVGDRNGTVGIGYGKANEVPQSVEKAIKNAKKDLHKISLIDGTLPHKVVGKSRATKVVMVPASAGTGVIAGSTPRAVLEYAGVHNVLTKIYGSTSAKNVVKAVMDGLLKLRDKETIESLRGVEIEAEAVKS encoded by the coding sequence TTGGCTGAAGAAGCACTTAAATATGGAGCACAAAGTGACCAGCCGCTGGAAGATACAGTGGTAAAGATCTTCCGTTGTGCAAAGGTTGTTAAAGGTGGTCGCCGGTTTAGTTTTGCCGCACTGGTGGTCGTTGGTGACCGTAACGGTACCGTAGGTATCGGTTACGGCAAGGCCAACGAAGTACCCCAGTCCGTCGAAAAGGCGATCAAGAACGCGAAAAAGGACCTTCACAAAATCTCGCTCATTGATGGCACACTGCCCCATAAGGTCGTGGGCAAGAGCAGGGCGACGAAGGTTGTTATGGTTCCGGCAAGTGCGGGTACTGGTGTTATCGCCGGTTCTACACCTCGTGCGGTACTGGAATACGCAGGCGTTCATAACGTCCTGACCAAGATTTACGGCAGCACATCGGCTAAGAACGTTGTCAAAGCAGTGATGGACGGTTTGCTGAAATTGCGCGACAAAGAGACGATCGAGTCTCTTCGCGGTGTTGAGATCGAAGCTGAAGCTGTAAAAAGCTGA
- the rplR gene encoding 50S ribosomal protein L18 — MGIQKFRQARIRRKKRVRKKVYGTPDRPRMTVFRSGRHIYVQVIDDIAGVTLASSSTMAKGLSDQIENGSNKKAAETVGEAIAKEAIGVGIKAVRFDRNGYRYQGRVKALADGARKGGLVF; from the coding sequence ATGGGTATTCAGAAGTTCAGACAAGCAAGGATCAGGCGAAAGAAACGCGTACGTAAGAAAGTTTACGGCACGCCTGATCGCCCGCGGATGACAGTATTCCGTTCCGGTCGGCACATCTATGTGCAGGTGATCGATGACATCGCTGGTGTTACACTGGCATCGTCGAGCACAATGGCCAAGGGGCTCAGTGATCAGATCGAAAACGGCAGCAACAAAAAGGCTGCTGAAACTGTTGGCGAAGCCATCGCTAAAGAAGCTATCGGCGTTGGCATTAAAGCCGTCCGTTTCGACCGTAACGGCTACCGTTATCAGGGCAGAGTAAAAGCTCTGGCAGACGGTGCTCGCAAGGGCGGACTAGTGTTTTAG
- the rplF gene encoding 50S ribosomal protein L6 yields the protein MSRIGKKPIAIPAGVKVEIGKDKVKVTGPKGNLEQNRLPGIDLKVDEDAKQVIVSNTNEANKQYRANYGTMRALVNNMVVGTTEGFARKMEIYGTGYNIKEQGGKLVLQVGFCHPVELKMPKSVSVEIKTPATRGNDVPAVFTLSGYNKHELGQFAANVRKVRPPEPYKGKGIRFSDEYVRRKAGKSFASGG from the coding sequence ATGAGTCGCATAGGAAAAAAACCGATTGCTATCCCTGCAGGCGTCAAGGTCGAAATAGGCAAGGACAAGGTCAAGGTTACAGGCCCGAAGGGGAATCTGGAACAGAATCGTCTGCCTGGTATAGACCTCAAAGTCGACGAAGACGCAAAACAGGTTATCGTAAGCAACACAAACGAAGCCAATAAACAGTATCGTGCCAACTATGGCACCATGCGTGCTCTGGTCAACAACATGGTTGTTGGTACCACAGAGGGCTTTGCCCGTAAGATGGAGATCTACGGAACTGGTTATAACATCAAAGAGCAGGGCGGAAAGCTCGTTCTTCAGGTCGGATTCTGCCACCCGGTAGAACTGAAAATGCCTAAGAGCGTAAGCGTCGAGATCAAGACCCCCGCCACTCGTGGTAACGATGTACCGGCAGTATTCACTCTGTCAGGCTACAACAAGCACGAGCTCGGCCAGTTTGCTGCAAATGTACGCAAGGTAAGACCCCCCGAGCCATACAAGGGCAAGGGCATACGTTTCTCAGACGAATACGTCAGGCGCAAGGCTGGTAAGTCCTTCGCTTCAGGCGGTTGA
- the rpsH gene encoding 30S ribosomal protein S8 produces MSLQDPIADMLTRIRNGGRAEMSQVMIRSSKSCQGVAEVLKDEGYIEDYDVIDDGKQGLIRIKLRYTLAGDPVITELQRVSKPGCRIYRGADELPEVLGGLGVSIISTSKGIMSDKNCRKDNVGGEVICTVS; encoded by the coding sequence ATGAGTCTTCAGGATCCGATAGCTGATATGTTAACCCGGATACGCAACGGCGGACGGGCCGAAATGTCACAAGTTATGATTCGGTCGTCAAAGAGCTGCCAGGGCGTTGCAGAAGTACTTAAGGACGAGGGTTACATTGAAGATTACGATGTTATCGATGACGGCAAACAGGGCCTGATTCGCATAAAGCTCAGATACACACTGGCCGGTGATCCGGTCATTACTGAGCTGCAGCGGGTTTCTAAGCCAGGTTGTCGCATTTACAGGGGAGCCGATGAGCTTCCGGAAGTACTTGGCGGACTGGGCGTTTCGATAATTTCGACCAGTAAAGGTATAATGAGTGACAAGAACTGCCGCAAAGACAATGTCGGCGGCGAAGTTATTTGTACGGTGAGCTAA
- a CDS encoding type Z 30S ribosomal protein S14 — MSTTALENKARSKPKYRSRGYTRCQLCGRARAVYRKFKICRICFRKMANEGKIPGVRKASW, encoded by the coding sequence ATGTCGACGACGGCACTTGAAAACAAAGCTCGCAGCAAGCCTAAGTACAGAAGCAGAGGTTACACCCGTTGTCAGCTCTGCGGAAGGGCAAGAGCAGTTTATCGTAAGTTTAAGATCTGCCGCATTTGCTTCCGCAAGATGGCAAACGAAGGCAAGATCCCCGGCGTTAGAAAGGCCAGCTGGTAA
- the rplE gene encoding 50S ribosomal protein L5 translates to MSRYKDLYKSKVRPGLQEKYSYKSPMAVPRIEKVVLSMGIGMAVHEKKYLDNGIKDMTAIAGQKPMVCKARKSVSNFKLREGMPIGLKVTLRKARMYEFMDRLINLTIPRVKDFRGLNPKGFDGRGNFSMGFVEQSVFPEIDAANIDTPQGVNITFVTTADSDEESYDLLKLFGMPFRERK, encoded by the coding sequence ATGTCGCGTTACAAAGACTTATACAAATCAAAAGTAAGACCTGGGCTCCAGGAAAAGTACAGCTACAAGAGCCCGATGGCAGTACCCAGGATCGAAAAGGTCGTTCTGTCGATGGGTATCGGCATGGCAGTCCATGAAAAGAAGTATCTGGATAACGGCATCAAGGACATGACCGCTATCGCCGGCCAGAAGCCTATGGTCTGCAAGGCTCGCAAGAGTGTTTCAAACTTTAAGCTGCGTGAAGGCATGCCCATTGGTCTCAAGGTCACGCTTCGCAAGGCAAGAATGTATGAGTTCATGGATCGTCTGATCAACCTTACGATCCCGCGGGTAAAGGACTTCCGTGGTCTTAACCCCAAGGGTTTCGACGGTCGCGGTAACTTCTCTATGGGTTTCGTCGAGCAGAGCGTGTTTCCTGAGATCGATGCAGCTAATATCGATACGCCCCAGGGCGTCAATATTACTTTCGTGACCACGGCAGATTCTGATGAAGAAAGCTATGACCTGCTCAAGCTCTTCGGAATGCCTTTCAGGGAACGCAAGTAG
- the rplX gene encoding 50S ribosomal protein L24: MARHIRKGDSVEIIAGEHKGQVGKVLKVIPEKDRVIVEGHNLAYKHVRPSQRHPQGGRIRVEQPIHISNVLPVDPKTNKGTRVRFEVGSKGEKKRVSVAGNEIGAVGKSKSKK; the protein is encoded by the coding sequence ATGGCAAGGCATATAAGAAAAGGCGATTCGGTAGAGATCATCGCTGGTGAACATAAAGGTCAGGTTGGTAAAGTCCTCAAGGTCATCCCCGAAAAGGACCGCGTAATTGTAGAAGGACATAATCTGGCATACAAGCATGTTCGACCCTCGCAGAGACACCCGCAGGGTGGCCGCATACGGGTTGAGCAGCCGATCCACATCAGTAATGTGCTGCCCGTTGATCCCAAAACGAACAAGGGAACAAGAGTTCGATTCGAGGTCGGCAGTAAAGGTGAGAAGAAGCGTGTTTCAGTTGCCGGCAACGAGATCGGCGCTGTAGGTAAAAGTAAATCAAAGAAATAG
- the rplN gene encoding 50S ribosomal protein L14 has product MIQQESMLEIADNSGVKLAQCIKVLGKGGARKGKYVRPTASVGDVVSVAIKRNLPNCQLDTKKIHRCVIIRTKYPVRRKDGSYVRFDSNAAVMIDPEGNPIGTRIFGAVARELREKNYMKIISLASEVV; this is encoded by the coding sequence GTGATTCAGCAAGAAAGCATGTTAGAAATAGCTGACAACAGCGGCGTTAAGCTCGCACAGTGCATCAAGGTCCTGGGTAAGGGCGGTGCACGAAAGGGTAAGTACGTTCGTCCCACAGCAAGCGTTGGCGACGTTGTCAGTGTAGCGATCAAGAGGAATCTGCCCAACTGTCAGTTGGACACGAAAAAGATTCACCGTTGCGTTATAATCAGGACCAAGTACCCGGTTCGCCGCAAGGACGGCAGCTATGTACGTTTCGACAGTAACGCAGCAGTTATGATCGATCCGGAAGGCAACCCCATCGGCACACGTATTTTCGGTGCTGTTGCTAGGGAGCTTCGCGAGAAGAACTATATGAAGATCATCTCGCTGGCTAGCGAAGTTGTATAA
- the rpsQ gene encoding 30S ribosomal protein S17 → MDTSIQKRLKRGVVVSRSGDKSIRVQINYLVKHPMYGKYIRRRTKLGVHDPKNVANIGDTVDIAQCKPISKSKSWRLVSVVEKGIVE, encoded by the coding sequence ATGGATACGTCGATACAGAAAAGATTGAAACGTGGTGTTGTTGTCAGCAGAAGCGGCGACAAGAGTATCCGGGTTCAGATCAATTATCTTGTCAAGCATCCGATGTACGGCAAATACATTCGCCGACGCACAAAGCTTGGTGTTCATGATCCCAAAAATGTCGCGAATATCGGCGATACGGTTGATATAGCCCAGTGCAAGCCTATCAGCAAAAGTAAAAGCTGGAGGCTGGTAAGCGTCGTTGAGAAGGGAATTGTTGAGTAA
- the rpmC gene encoding 50S ribosomal protein L29 has product MKAAEIRDMRSDELQAKLEELQKQVFTLRSQAMTENVENVRAMKNVKRDIARVKTIIRENEIKGQ; this is encoded by the coding sequence ATGAAGGCAGCAGAAATCAGAGATATGCGTAGTGACGAGCTTCAGGCTAAGCTTGAAGAGCTGCAGAAGCAGGTTTTTACTCTGCGTAGCCAGGCTATGACCGAAAACGTTGAAAACGTCAGAGCCATGAAGAACGTCAAGCGTGACATCGCACGCGTCAAAACGATAATCAGAGAGAATGAAATAAAGGGCCAGTAA
- the rplP gene encoding 50S ribosomal protein L16, translating to MALMPKRVKYRKKMRGKMRGNASRGNYVAFGEYGIQALSHHWITGRQIEAGRIAATHFLHRQGKVYIRIFPDHSYTSKPLEVRMGKGKAEVEGWVARVKPGTVLYEISGVPEDVAKAALARVAHKMPVRCRFVTRRHSLG from the coding sequence ATGGCATTGATGCCAAAGAGAGTAAAATATCGTAAGAAGATGCGTGGCAAGATGCGTGGTAACGCGTCTCGCGGCAACTACGTAGCTTTTGGCGAATACGGGATCCAGGCTTTGTCGCATCATTGGATCACAGGTCGGCAGATCGAAGCCGGCCGTATTGCGGCGACTCACTTCCTGCATCGTCAGGGTAAAGTTTACATCCGGATATTCCCGGATCATTCATATACTTCTAAGCCTCTCGAAGTAAGAATGGGTAAAGGTAAGGCCGAGGTCGAAGGCTGGGTCGCAAGAGTCAAGCCCGGCACAGTATTGTACGAGATCAGCGGTGTACCGGAAGATGTCGCAAAGGCAGCTCTTGCCAGAGTGGCACATAAAATGCCGGTCAGATGCAGGTTTGTAACGCGAAGACATTCGCTTGGATAG
- the rpsC gene encoding 30S ribosomal protein S3: protein MGQKTSPIGFRTGITLPWQSTWFAPKANYGEFLVEDERIRHHVDVRFNRQPPFAAVSKTEIARTRNEVKVTLFTARPGMVIGPRGSEVDKLRGELEELIDRKVSVNVVEVKEPALNAQLVAENIAQQLQKRGSYRRAMKQACETSMNAGAKGVKVICSGRLGGAEIARTETQKLGSIPLQTLDANVDYGYATARTTYGAIGVKAWVYKGKFGEEITPKPRARKGQRPRRGGKPGGPGKPAGGK from the coding sequence ATGGGTCAGAAAACATCGCCAATTGGGTTTAGAACTGGAATTACTTTGCCATGGCAGAGCACATGGTTCGCTCCCAAAGCTAACTATGGTGAATTCCTGGTTGAGGACGAACGCATCCGTCATCATGTCGATGTGCGGTTCAATCGTCAGCCTCCGTTCGCCGCAGTCAGCAAGACTGAGATCGCACGGACTCGTAATGAGGTCAAGGTTACACTTTTCACCGCTAGGCCGGGTATGGTGATCGGTCCTCGCGGTTCGGAAGTAGATAAGCTCCGCGGCGAGCTCGAAGAGCTAATAGACCGTAAGGTTAGCGTCAATGTCGTTGAGGTCAAAGAGCCGGCACTGAACGCACAGCTTGTGGCAGAGAATATCGCTCAGCAGCTCCAGAAGCGTGGTTCTTACCGTCGTGCGATGAAGCAGGCCTGCGAAACATCTATGAACGCCGGTGCCAAGGGTGTTAAGGTTATCTGCAGCGGTCGTCTCGGCGGTGCTGAGATCGCAAGAACCGAAACCCAGAAGCTCGGCAGTATTCCGCTGCAGACGCTGGATGCGAATGTCGACTATGGCTACGCGACTGCAAGAACTACTTATGGCGCCATCGGCGTCAAAGCCTGGGTCTACAAGGGTAAGTTCGGCGAAGAGATCACTCCAAAGCCGCGTGCCCGTAAGGGACAAAGGCCAAGAAGGGGCGGCAAGCCCGGCGGTCCAGGTAAGCCTGCAGGCGGTAAGTAA